A DNA window from Selenomonas sp. oral taxon 126 contains the following coding sequences:
- a CDS encoding NAD-dependent protein deacylase: MDKIARLREILTESRRAVFFGGAGMSTESGIPDFRSAGGIYSETLHREFSPEQMASHSFLMAHPEEFFDFYRRRFVYLAAEPNPGHYALAQLERQGHLAAIVTQNIDGLHQAAGSKTVYELHGSIRRAHCMECGAHYELDYILHHRPVPHCSCGGIVRPDVVLYEESLDNATIEGAIAAIRAADTLIIGGTSLIVYPAAGLIDYFRGAHLVLINRSETSADRRAELVIREPIGDVLHEALPEE, from the coding sequence ATGGACAAGATTGCAAGACTCAGAGAAATCCTCACGGAAAGCCGCCGCGCGGTGTTCTTCGGCGGGGCGGGCATGTCGACGGAGTCGGGGATTCCCGACTTTCGCAGCGCGGGCGGCATCTACAGCGAGACGCTGCATCGCGAATTCTCCCCCGAGCAAATGGCATCACACAGCTTCCTCATGGCACATCCGGAGGAGTTCTTCGACTTCTATCGGCGGCGCTTCGTCTACCTCGCGGCAGAGCCGAACCCGGGGCACTATGCGCTCGCACAGCTCGAGCGGCAGGGGCACCTCGCGGCGATCGTGACGCAGAACATCGACGGGCTGCATCAGGCGGCGGGGTCAAAGACCGTCTACGAGCTGCACGGCTCGATTCGCCGCGCGCACTGCATGGAGTGTGGCGCGCATTACGAGCTCGACTACATCCTGCACCATCGCCCCGTGCCGCACTGCTCCTGCGGCGGTATCGTCCGCCCCGATGTCGTATTATATGAAGAGAGTCTCGACAATGCGACCATCGAGGGCGCGATCGCGGCGATCCGCGCGGCGGACACACTCATCATCGGCGGTACCTCGCTCATCGTCTACCCTGCAGCGGGACTGATTGACTACTTCCGTGGTGCGCATCTCGTCCTCATCAACAGGAGCGAGACGAGCGCAGACAGACGTGCCGAGCTCGTCATCCGCGAACCGATCGGGGATGTGCTGCACGAGGCGCTGCCAGAGGAATAA
- a CDS encoding DMT family transporter, protein MQSRVYFYAISAVVIWSTLAAMAKSLLTVIPTFEALFLSSLIASVFLLVQQGIREGLLVFRAYDWRGYLAMAALGFIGLFVYSGLYFYGLTQLTSQEACILNYLWPMMIVLFAALLLGERITLRTAAALLLSFSGVLVLTLGGEGRADGNAVLGSLACVLAALCYGLFCVLNRKRNVDPTVLMTVAWGVTALCALLVTLMAETWVTLSWTQWGGLLWFGIFVNAVGYLWWAMALQQAQNAAMVANLAYAVPLLSLVVSAVTLGEEMSSAAFIALVLIMGGILLQSVRRGKVR, encoded by the coding sequence ATGCAAAGTCGCGTCTATTTTTATGCAATCAGCGCGGTTGTGATCTGGTCGACGCTCGCGGCGATGGCAAAGAGTCTCCTCACCGTGATTCCGACGTTTGAGGCACTCTTTCTGAGCAGCCTCATCGCATCGGTCTTCCTGCTCGTCCAGCAGGGGATACGTGAAGGGCTACTGGTATTCCGCGCGTATGATTGGCGTGGCTACCTCGCGATGGCGGCACTCGGCTTTATTGGACTCTTTGTCTACTCGGGGCTCTATTTCTACGGCCTGACGCAGCTGACCTCGCAGGAGGCGTGCATTCTCAACTATCTCTGGCCGATGATGATCGTCCTCTTTGCGGCACTCCTTCTCGGGGAGCGAATCACATTGCGGACTGCCGCCGCGCTGCTCCTCTCGTTCTCGGGGGTTCTTGTGCTGACGCTCGGCGGGGAGGGGCGCGCGGATGGAAATGCCGTCCTCGGCTCGCTCGCGTGTGTGCTCGCGGCACTCTGCTACGGGCTGTTCTGTGTGCTGAACCGAAAGCGGAATGTGGATCCGACGGTGCTGATGACGGTCGCGTGGGGCGTGACTGCGCTCTGTGCGCTGCTCGTGACGCTCATGGCGGAGACGTGGGTCACGCTGTCGTGGACGCAGTGGGGTGGGCTGCTCTGGTTCGGTATCTTCGTCAACGCCGTTGGCTACCTCTGGTGGGCAATGGCACTGCAGCAGGCGCAGAATGCGGCGATGGTCGCGAACCTCGCGTACGCCGTGCCGCTGCTCTCGCTTGTCGTGTCTGCCGTGACACTCGGCGAGGAGATGAGCAGCGCCGCCTTCATCGCACTCGTCCTCATTATGGGCGGGATACTGCTGCAGAGTGTAAGGCGGGGGAAGGTGCGTTGA
- a CDS encoding nucleotidyl transferase AbiEii/AbiGii toxin family protein has protein sequence MLLQENFTEAHIRGFRAESKRDPLLFERTIYAFGLLEALARSGLPFVFKGGTCLMLLLEKPYRLSTDIDIISMMLRHCLMSLTILQRCAQPIERLLRHNARIEGYRSGMRFSSQIHFVRRFASHRIANLCVMNMNAMPMRFVR, from the coding sequence ATGTTATTGCAGGAGAATTTTACAGAGGCGCACATTCGTGGTTTTCGGGCGGAAAGCAAGCGCGATCCGCTTCTGTTTGAACGCACGATCTATGCCTTTGGTCTTCTGGAGGCTCTTGCAAGGAGCGGACTTCCCTTTGTGTTCAAGGGCGGAACCTGTCTGATGCTGCTGTTGGAGAAGCCCTATCGCCTGTCGACGGATATTGATATCATTTCTATGATGTTGCGACATTGCTTGATGTCGTTGACGATTTTGCAGAGGTGTGCACAACCTATCGAAAGGTTGCTGCGGCACAATGCGCGTATCGAGGGGTATCGGAGCGGGATGAGGTTTTCCTCGCAGATACATTTCGTGCGGCGCTTTGCATCGCATCGAATCGCAAATTTATGCGTGATGAATATGAATGCTATGCCAATGCGATTCGTTCGCTGA
- a CDS encoding DUF6577 family protein, translating into MTTLEMMERTLRKMKTEHPFSRNELLMEMMKCGAIVSTASLNAGIDKMLQRGDIARVGRNAYYVPPHYMRRYEYDYSKQARSVAHRIEERYPYLDFVIFELIQLNEFVNHQFAHNTIFVYAEPFATEFVFDMLWECYDGMVLLKPSRKEYDRYWDEDAVVVKKLVSEAPLTRRAKWKSRLEKILVDLFADKLLRDLLSPAELSRVYQDSFHKYIIDESSLFRYAKRRSKAKRIRRFIHEETDIVLRGQ; encoded by the coding sequence GTGACAACGCTGGAAATGATGGAGCGGACGCTGCGTAAAATGAAAACAGAGCACCCGTTTTCAAGGAATGAACTGCTCATGGAGATGATGAAATGCGGGGCGATCGTCAGTACAGCGAGCCTGAATGCAGGCATTGATAAAATGCTGCAGCGTGGAGATATTGCCCGTGTCGGACGCAATGCTTACTATGTTCCGCCACATTATATGCGAAGATATGAATACGACTATTCCAAGCAGGCGCGATCTGTTGCGCACCGTATAGAGGAGCGCTATCCGTATCTGGATTTTGTTATTTTTGAACTCATTCAACTCAATGAATTTGTCAACCATCAATTCGCGCATAATACAATCTTTGTCTATGCAGAACCGTTTGCGACGGAGTTTGTATTCGATATGCTATGGGAGTGCTATGACGGCATGGTTTTGTTAAAACCCTCCCGCAAGGAGTATGATCGGTATTGGGATGAGGATGCGGTTGTCGTAAAAAAGCTTGTCTCTGAAGCGCCTCTGACTCGTCGCGCAAAATGGAAAAGCAGGTTGGAAAAGATTCTGGTGGATCTTTTTGCGGACAAGCTGTTACGTGATCTGCTCAGTCCTGCAGAATTGTCGCGTGTCTATCAGGACAGCTTCCATAAATATATTATTGATGAGAGCAGTCTGTTTCGCTATGCAAAGCGCCGCAGTAAAGCAAAGCGCATTCGACGTTTTATCCATGAGGAGACTGATATTGTGCTGAGGGGGCAGTGA
- a CDS encoding DUF3829 domain-containing protein, with protein MFHPMRRTLSILAVGGLLCAPAALLTGCFGSDKGEDPAAAVSALLAGSTTEDKVDAISPYLDATNDYNRHIVSFDYAITPSLEDMRSGKRMTYIALPLFANLRKNLEEARANPKTAGVYQDIDTEADAVLAILKDLVPLAEKMESYYSSKGYMADDYAAGTQMIAQYLPLYDAFVPAYDKFDAAVTTHFKEIQIARLEDMRKEGRVNAATFLELNMKVRELADMLEQEQIDSAAAEAKIAEINALAPKVPDIPALASYKSSLNRFIGTFRSYVAGKENGNEVVDDFNDFVRSSQNLNLAELDDKKK; from the coding sequence ATGTTTCATCCCATGCGCCGCACACTCTCCATCCTCGCCGTTGGCGGTCTGCTCTGTGCGCCCGCCGCACTTCTGACGGGCTGCTTCGGCAGTGACAAGGGCGAAGATCCCGCCGCAGCCGTGAGTGCGCTGCTCGCAGGCAGCACGACCGAGGACAAGGTGGACGCGATCTCGCCCTACCTCGACGCAACGAACGACTACAACCGCCACATCGTCTCGTTCGACTATGCCATCACCCCCTCGCTCGAGGATATGCGCAGCGGCAAGCGCATGACCTACATCGCGCTGCCTCTTTTCGCCAATCTGAGGAAGAATCTCGAAGAAGCACGCGCGAATCCAAAGACGGCGGGCGTCTATCAGGACATCGACACGGAGGCGGATGCCGTGCTTGCGATCCTCAAGGATCTCGTCCCGCTCGCAGAGAAGATGGAGTCCTACTACTCCTCCAAGGGCTACATGGCGGACGACTATGCCGCCGGCACGCAGATGATCGCGCAGTATCTCCCACTCTACGACGCATTCGTACCTGCGTATGACAAGTTCGACGCCGCCGTCACAACGCATTTCAAAGAAATCCAAATTGCCCGCCTCGAAGATATGCGCAAGGAAGGGCGCGTAAACGCCGCCACATTCCTCGAACTGAACATGAAGGTGCGCGAGCTCGCGGACATGCTCGAACAGGAGCAGATCGACAGCGCCGCCGCCGAGGCAAAGATCGCCGAGATCAACGCGCTCGCCCCGAAGGTGCCGGACATCCCCGCGCTCGCGTCATACAAGTCGAGCCTCAACCGCTTCATCGGCACGTTCCGCAGCTATGTCGCGGGCAAGGAGAATGGCAACGAGGTTGTGGACGACTTCAACGACTTCGTGCGTTCCTCGCAGAACCTCAATCTCGCTGAGTTGGACGACAAGAAAAAATAA